In the Castor canadensis chromosome 1, mCasCan1.hap1v2, whole genome shotgun sequence genome, GCACATAACTGGGAAATTTTTCTTGAGAATCTAAACCATCCCATAATATCTGATATCTTCCCATGGCCACCAACTATAATTTGTTGAATTTGGATTCAATGAGTTTGGGGTACTTGATGTTTTTTTATTAGGAACTGGactttcaaagacaaaaaatgttttgattttttgatttttgttttattgtttatttgtatataataGTTTTACAGGAAGATACAATGTAAtttttacaaatgtgcttacaacatatctttGTTAGAATTAACTcccattgttctttttcttgccctatctcccctttcttagaacaatttctgcAGGTTTTAtccttctattttcacatatgaatacaaaatatatctacATATTCATACTCagtcaccctttccttatgccaatCTCCTTCCACTGGTACATActccaaagacaaaaatgttaataattgaGATAGATTACAAATTAGTAATAAGTGGTTTACCATGCATAAATATTTCCTTGAAGAATATTATATAATAACAGGAACTTTTAATCagagttaatatttattttgatctCTATGTTGCTTAAGTTTTCATAAGTTCCACACTCTGAGGAAAATACACATGCTAATTTACTTAATGATTTTATAGAAGCTGAGGTGAATCATGCCTatgaatgtatgcatatatggcaATAAGCAAACATGTACACCAGAGACACAAATGTTGTAAATGTATTTCAAGGAGACACTATGTCCATGGGAACATCAGTTAAAGTAATCCTCTAACTGGAAAAGTCTTTGCTTTGTTAACAACAGGCACACTTTaacttgactttaaaaaattccttACGCATTAACtaaattttaactaaaaatatGTGAATTATGGTAATAGAAAAATTTAGTTCTTTATATCATTACTAACAATTAAGTATTATAAATGTTAGCATAAATCTCTAACATTTACATTTTTGGTTAGACAATCTAATGTTCACTGAGGCTTGCTTAACTAAATCTATTTTGCTAAAAGTACAAGAGTTTGCCCTGAGATTTTaccttcttattttatgttttacaagTTGCTCTTGATTAAATTTAGAAAGCCTTAGTTAAAAttcatgagaaaacacaaattaattcAGCTTATTTTTCTCcaataaaaatagtgaaattcTAAATCTCAAAATGAGTCAGAATATGATAGAATTTTGTAAACTGTCTGCAAAGAACAACTTCTACAATTAGTGTCTAGAATCAAAACTATCTTTCATCATTTGCTGTACCTGTCTTGTACAGTGAATACAATACCTCCTTATATGGAGGTACTGGACAGGTTGTAAGGAACAGAGGAGATAGTTTGTACATAGTAACAAATTGAAATATGTGCACACCTGTTTGTATGTGCACAGGTGTCTTATCTTGCAgattttctcaaaggaagaggggtgagtttttgaatggaaattttttttttaatgatagttcCATGTGTGGCAGTAAAAGATATAGTTTCATTAAAAAGGTTGTATAAGAGTTGAGCTGGTCAGGATGATCACGGACATGCAGCTCGCCATCTTCGCCAACATGTTGGGCGTGTCGCTCTTCTTGCTTGTCGTTCTCTATCACTACATGGCAGTCAACGATCCAAAGAAGCAGGAATGAAAGTGGCGCCTTCTCCGCCCCAGGGTTCCAGGACATAATCTGAGGCAAGATGGAGGGTGTGAGGGGCCTTCACACTTCACTTCATCCCTCCTACCCATCACAACGTACAAAGCAACAACACCTGGATTTTTCCAAACAACTTTTATTTCCTCAAAGTCTTCCTTAACCCTATGGAACAAGAAGCTGCCACTGAATAGGGCCCAGTAAGGGGCTGCTTTCTTTTCTACTCCCTCCcccaatacaaaaatataaattttaaagaaaaaaaaaggttg is a window encoding:
- the LOC109679684 gene encoding dolichyl-diphosphooligosaccharide--protein glycosyltransferase subunit 4-like, with product MITDMQLAIFANMLGVSLFLLVVLYHYMAVNDPKKQE